The Nitrospirales bacterium genome includes a window with the following:
- a CDS encoding cyclase family protein, with translation MKVLDITLPLSLKTLTYPGDLPPTINKERDIEKGDELTATHLSMNCHVGTHVDAPAHFLGDGETLDELRLERFYGPAVVYELLDRKAITRKDVESLHIRERCHILFKTMNSELLQHKAFSPDYCTLSSEAAEAMCERQPLSIGFDYYSLDPYQSDGESFPAHKTVARAGIPVYVCLNLNDVPPGEYLFSGFPLRLTGSEASPVRATLMQRDQE, from the coding sequence GTGAAAGTTTTGGATATAACATTGCCCCTCTCTCTGAAAACCTTAACATATCCTGGAGATTTACCGCCCACGATTAATAAGGAGCGGGATATCGAGAAAGGTGATGAGCTGACCGCGACGCATCTGTCCATGAACTGCCATGTGGGGACACATGTGGATGCTCCGGCACATTTCCTAGGGGATGGTGAAACCTTAGATGAATTACGTCTGGAGCGATTCTATGGGCCTGCGGTTGTGTATGAATTGCTTGACAGGAAGGCCATCACACGAAAGGATGTAGAAAGTCTCCACATTAGAGAGAGATGCCACATTCTCTTCAAGACAATGAATTCTGAATTGCTCCAACACAAGGCGTTTTCTCCAGACTATTGTACACTTTCGTCAGAAGCCGCGGAGGCGATGTGTGAACGACAACCCCTATCAATCGGGTTCGACTATTACAGTCTGGACCCCTATCAATCAGATGGAGAGAGTTTCCCCGCTCATAAGACTGTCGCGCGAGCCGGGATTCCAGTATATGTTTGTCTCAATCTGAACGATGTGCCACCTGGCGAGTATCTCTTTTCTGGGTTTCCCCTTCGTTTAACCGGATCAGAAGCTTCTCCAGTGAGAGCCACTCTGATGCAGAGGGATCAGGAATAG
- a CDS encoding NAD-dependent deacylase, with the protein MSILDIRDKVSQARSVTVLTGAGISADSGVPTFRGADGLWKNFRPEELASPDAFERDPKLVWEWYNWRRELLSTKKPNAAHETLVELEKRIEQFWLITQNVDGLHRAAGSTNVSEIHGNIWKVRCTSCGNIEPNHDVPIDILPYCKTCQGLLRPHIVWFGESLRQEDLDTSYRALQSCEVLLIIGTSGVVYPAASFAPIAKQNGAYVVELNLDPTPHSDLVDVSFQGRAKELVPLLLPS; encoded by the coding sequence GTGAGTATTCTTGATATTCGAGATAAAGTTTCCCAAGCCCGTTCAGTCACGGTCCTCACCGGTGCAGGGATTTCGGCTGACAGCGGGGTTCCAACGTTTCGTGGCGCAGACGGCCTGTGGAAGAATTTTCGCCCTGAAGAACTGGCTTCTCCCGATGCGTTTGAACGCGATCCCAAGCTGGTTTGGGAATGGTACAACTGGCGGCGTGAACTGTTGAGCACCAAGAAACCGAATGCGGCTCACGAAACCTTAGTAGAACTAGAAAAACGTATCGAACAGTTTTGGCTCATAACTCAAAACGTGGATGGTCTGCATCGGGCCGCCGGGTCGACGAACGTCTCGGAGATTCATGGCAATATCTGGAAAGTCCGTTGCACGAGTTGCGGAAACATTGAACCGAACCATGATGTTCCCATTGACATTCTTCCATACTGCAAAACATGCCAGGGTCTTCTCCGCCCGCACATCGTCTGGTTTGGAGAGTCACTACGTCAAGAAGATCTCGATACCAGTTATCGGGCGCTTCAGTCCTGTGAAGTTCTTCTAATCATTGGAACATCCGGTGTCGTGTATCCGGCTGCATCTTTTGCTCCTATCGCCAAACAAAACGGCGCATACGTCGTGGAACTCAATTTAGATCCAACCCCCCATTCGGATCTTGTGGACGTATCCTTTCAGGGCAGGGCCAAAGAACTCGTTCCACTCCTCTTGCCATCGTGA
- the thiS gene encoding sulfur carrier protein ThiS — translation MQISINGKQETVEAATVLDVLNVKEIDPQLVAVELNTEVVEREQLPTTTIKDGDKLEFLFYMGGGA, via the coding sequence ATGCAAATCAGCATTAATGGGAAGCAGGAAACTGTCGAAGCCGCCACAGTCTTGGATGTCCTGAACGTAAAAGAAATTGACCCGCAACTCGTCGCAGTGGAATTAAATACGGAAGTGGTCGAACGTGAACAATTGCCCACGACAACGATAAAAGACGGAGATAAACTGGAGTTTCTTTTCTACATGGGTGGCGGTGCGTGA
- the cysK gene encoding cysteine synthase A, protein MRLAQITDGIGNTPLVRLNRLSPPDGATIYGKAEFYNPGGSVKDRICLNMIDEAERQGRLKPGSTIVEPTSGNTGIGLALVSAVRGYKLILVMPEGMSLERASLLSSYGAQLVLTPAREGMRGSIKEAESILSQNPEYFMPDQFSNPANPAMHKMTTALEILDALDGQVDAFVAAVGTGGTITGCGEVFKERNSSTQIVAVEPSGSPVLSGGEPGPHKIQGIGAGFVPKVLNRSLLDQILTVTDEEAYQSTKQLAKKEGLLVGISAGANVYAAQKIAEQLSPGQNVVTVLCDTGERYLSMEKYFNI, encoded by the coding sequence ATCCGTTTAGCCCAAATCACAGACGGCATCGGGAACACTCCACTCGTGCGGTTAAACAGGCTCTCCCCACCAGATGGAGCTACCATCTACGGGAAAGCTGAGTTCTACAATCCCGGAGGGAGTGTCAAAGACCGGATCTGTCTTAACATGATTGATGAGGCGGAACGGCAAGGCCGCCTTAAGCCAGGCAGTACTATTGTCGAGCCAACCAGTGGAAATACTGGAATCGGCCTCGCTCTAGTCTCGGCTGTTCGGGGTTATAAATTAATTCTGGTCATGCCTGAGGGCATGAGTCTTGAGCGAGCCAGCCTCTTATCTTCCTATGGGGCGCAACTGGTTCTTACTCCGGCTCGGGAAGGCATGAGAGGCTCGATCAAAGAAGCGGAAAGTATTCTCAGTCAAAATCCTGAGTATTTTATGCCAGATCAATTTTCCAACCCAGCAAATCCGGCTATGCATAAAATGACCACCGCGCTTGAAATACTGGATGCCCTTGATGGACAAGTTGATGCCTTTGTCGCCGCGGTAGGTACTGGTGGTACGATTACAGGATGTGGAGAAGTGTTTAAAGAACGGAATAGCTCGACGCAAATCGTGGCGGTGGAACCATCCGGGTCACCCGTTCTCTCAGGTGGCGAACCTGGCCCTCATAAAATCCAGGGGATCGGAGCTGGTTTTGTTCCGAAAGTCCTGAATCGTTCTCTGCTGGATCAAATTCTTACGGTCACGGATGAAGAGGCTTATCAAAGCACGAAACAATTGGCCAAGAAAGAAGGTCTCCTGGTTGGCATTTCAGCCGGAGCCAATGTGTATGCGGCACAAAAAATCGCCGAACAACTGTCGCCCGGCCAAAATGTGGTCACCGTCTTATGTGACACCGGCGAACGATACCTCAGCATGGAAAAGTACTTTAATATTTGA